A region of Lycium barbarum isolate Lr01 chromosome 1, ASM1917538v2, whole genome shotgun sequence DNA encodes the following proteins:
- the LOC132611243 gene encoding uncharacterized protein LOC132611243 — MSHLGTFGFVPGYYCWYHHGESYPYPSVLNDYPGEALGETVNSQSDNAFRSMVFDVAGPSYDGNLEEDPSPTAQHLYDFLKASEQEIWAGNPHGHSQLSVVARLLNLKAEHHFSERLYDELCQFLPELVPTNNIMTYSFYNSELVNCKFCAHPRFKRSKHCRSKQKTNIPYKQMSYFPLTPRLQRLYASNATAKHMRWHSEHERDGVMCHPSDAPAWKHFDQAYPCFASESIAGKLACPYCKEDSDAFSLPNGRKVSWFDNHRKFLPSNHPWRRNKKWFKKGQTVHKVVSTEQSGLQILREIEDLGLMKVTELCSNAINARISKNSSCGWKKRSIFWDLPYWKTNLIRHNLDVMHIENNVFDNIFNTLMNVKGKTKDKAKSRVDLKLLCHRPELHQDDSTQKYPKACYMLDDNAK; from the exons ATGTCACATCTTGGGACTTTCGGCTTTGTACCGGGTTATTACTGTTGGTATCACCATGGAGAAAGTTATCCATATCCAAGCGTGCTTAATGATTATCCAGGAGAAGCTTTGGGTGAAACTGTGAATTCTCAGTCTGATAATGCATTTCGGTCTATGGTTTTTGATGTTGCTGGGCCTTCTTATGATGGCAACTTGGAAGAAGACCCAAGTCCAACGGCACAACATCTTTATGATTTTCTCAAAGCGTCAGAACAGGAAATTTGGGCGGGAAACCCACATGGACATTCACAATTATCTGTCGTTGCTCGTTTATTGAATCTAAAGGCAGAACATCATTTTTCTGAAAGGTTGTATGATGAGTTATGTCAATTTCTACCAGAATTGGTGCCAACTAACAACATAATGACATATAGCTTCTATA ATAGTGAACTTGTCAATTGCAAGTTTTGTGCTCACCCTCGATTCAAGAGATCAAAACATTGTCGTTCCAAGCAGAAGACTAATATTCCTTATAAGCAGATGTCTTATTTTCCTTTGACTCCGCGTCTGCAAAGGTTATATGCATCTAATGCTACTGCAAAGCATATGAGATGGCATTCTGAGCATGAAAGGGATGGTGTCATGTGTCATCCCTCAGACGCTCCTGCTTGGAAGCATTTTGATCAAGCATATCCATGTTTTGCATCCGAA AGTATAGCAGGAAAATTAGCTTGTCCTTATTGCAAGGAAGACTCAGATGCTTTTTCACTACCCAATGGTAGAAAAGTCTCATGGTTTGACAATCATAGAAAGTTCTTACCATCGAATCATCCGTGGCGAAGGAACAAAAAATGGTTCAAGAAAGGCCAGACAGTACATAAAGTTGTATCAACTGAACAATCGGGTTTACAAATACTTAGGGAGATTGAAGATTTAGGGCTCATGAAAGTCACAGAACTTTGTTCTAATGCGATAAATGCAAGAATCTCAAAGAATAGTAGTTGTGGTTGGAAGAAAAGAAGTATATTTTGGGACTTGCCTTACTGGAAGACAAATCTTATTAGGCATAACCTTGATGTGATGCACATAGAAAATAATGTGTTCGATAACATTTTTAACACCTTGATGAATGTCAAGGGGAAAACAAAGGACAAGGCAAAATCTAGAGTAGATTTGAAATTACTTTGCCATCGTCCAGAGTTACATCAGGATGACAGTACCCAAAAGTATCCAAAAGCTTGTTATATGTTAGACGATAATGCAAAATAA